One Paramisgurnus dabryanus chromosome 9, PD_genome_1.1, whole genome shotgun sequence DNA segment encodes these proteins:
- the rbm7 gene encoding RNA-binding protein 7, translated as MGIADEADRTLFVGNLDPQVTEELIFELFVQAGPLTKVKIPKDNDGKSKQFAFVNFKHEISVPYALHLLNGIRLFGRQLNIQFRSGSSHINQEGKSPANSQNPSPANTPGHRGGRTPEQTGSPSYSPPQRLQKSFSSPDSLQRHAMVNSMWQLQMQQLQHLNGSFQMGVQQLRGGAGGVDSNPQQQDWVGQHGRRHSHQENSSHHGRDQRHGSAGSNHDRHRRDGQRGEYYHHEDRSGGRNRNHTPERWRDSRDGSRGGRWNRF; from the exons ATGGGAATAGCCGATGAGGCTGACCGGACTTTATTTGTCGGGAACTTGGACCCACAAGTAACAGAAGAACTTATATTCGAGCTGTTTGTACAG GCTGGGCCACTAACCAAAGTCAAAATCCCAAAAGACAACGATGGAAAATCAAAACAGTTTGCATTTGTAAACTTCAAGCACGAGATCTCTGTGCCCTATGCTTTACATTTGCTGAACGGTATTCGTCTGTTTGGAAGGCAACTAAACATACAGTTCAGATCCG GAAGCAGTCATATTAATCAGGAGGGGAAAAGTCCAGCAAACTCTCAAAACCCCAGTCCAGCAAATACACCTGGTCACCGTGGTGGAAG aacccCAGAGCAGACGGGCTCTCCATCCTACTCCCCTCCACAACGTCTGCAAAAGTCTTTTTCATCACCTGACAGCTTACAGAGACATGCAATG gtTAACAGTATGTGGCAACTTCAGATGCAGCAGTTGCAACACCTAAATGGGTCCTTCCAGATGGGCGTTCAGCAGTTAAGAGGTGGTGCTGGAGGAGTAGACAGTAACCCCCAGCAACAGGATTGGGTGGGTCAGCATGGTCGTCGTCACTCACATCAGGAAAATAGCAGCCATCATGGACGAGATCAACGGCACGGTAGCGCCGGGAGCAATCACGATCGCCATCGTCGTGATGGTCAGCGGGGTGAATACTACCACCACGAAGATCGTAGTGGAGGCCGCAACAGAAACCACACCCCTGAAAGATGGAGAGACTCAAGAGACGGGTCTAGAGGAGGACGATGGAATCGGTTTTAA
- the LOC135773118 gene encoding ATP-sensitive inward rectifier potassium channel 1-like gives MTRSLRGVFTEYMSERRIRKSRLVRKDGRCNIEYGNVMHKTRFAYLLDIWTTFVETRWRYVILQFVASFALSWFIFGLIWYWIARNNGDLTWQNPPSDHMACVTNVMNLTTAFLFSLETQATIGYGYRYITYLCPGAVTLIIIQTIMGSIIECFWCGVVMTKIALPKKRAKTIQFSESAVICPKKGTLCLQIRVANLRKTLMIGSQIYGKLLRTTVTQEGETIILDQVNIDFAVDAGKDNLFFVCPLTLFHVIDKTSPFYEMAVDTLHQGEFELVVFLDGTAESTSSSCQVRTSYIPQEIMWGYDFLPIISRSKEGKYRVDFSNFCKVVAVPTAHCSRCYHNEVGHHHHSITGIENRGFEAIDINVPNNT, from the coding sequence ATGACCCGTTCTCTGAGAGGGGTGTTTACAGAGTACATGTCAGAGCGGCGGATTCGAAAGAGCCGCCTTGTGAGAAAAGATGGACGCTGCAACATCGAGTACGGCAACGTGATGCACAAAACCCGCTTTGCCTACCTCCTGGACATATGGACCACCTTTGTGGAGACCCGATGGCGATATGTGATCTTGCAGTTTGTGGCTTCTTTCGCACTCAGCTGGTTCATATTCGGCCTGATTTGGTACTGGATCGCCCGAAACAACGGTGACCTCACGTGGCAGAATCCACCCTCAGATCACATGGCATGTGTGACGAACGTCATGAACCTGACCACGGCCTTTCTCTTTTCGTTGGAGACCCAAGCCACCATTGGCTATGGTTACAGATACATCACATATCTCTGTCCCGGAGCCGTCACACTGATCATAATTCAGACTATTATGGGCTCCATTATTGAGTGCTTCTGGTGTGGTGTGGTCATGACAAAGATCGCCCTACCCAAAAAGAGAGCCAAAACTATACAGTTCAGCGAGTCCGCAGTGATCTGCCCCAAAAAGGGCACCCTCTGTCTTCAGATCCGCGTGGCCAACCTTCGCAAGACCCTGATGATCGGCAGTCAGATTTATGGCAAGCTGCTGAGGACGACGGTCACGCAGGAGGGTGAAACTATCATCCTGGACCAGGTCAACATTGACTTTGCGGTTGATGCTGGCAAGGACAATCTGTTTTTTGTGTGTCCGCTGACCCTGTTCCACGTGATTGATAAAACAAGTCCATTTTATGAAATGGCGGTGGACACTTTACATCAGGGGGAGTTTGAGCTTGTGGTCTTTTTGGATGGGACGGCCGAGTCCACCAGCTCCTCCTGCCAGGTCAGGACTTCTTACATCCCCCAGGAAATCATGTGGGGTTACGACTTCCTCCCTATCATCTCCCGCAGCAAAGAAGGAAAATATCGGGTGGACTTTTCCAACTTCTGCAAAGTGGTGGCCGTGCCAACTGCCCATTGCTCTCGTTGCTACCACAATGAGGTAGGGCATCATCACCACTCAATAACTGGCATTGAAAACCGGGGCTTTGAGGCGATTGACATCAATGTACCCAACAATACCTAA